The following coding sequences lie in one Monomorium pharaonis isolate MP-MQ-018 chromosome 1, ASM1337386v2, whole genome shotgun sequence genomic window:
- the LOC118644023 gene encoding uncharacterized protein LOC118644023 produces the protein MVNENRVKSDGIVVPCCSPSWDSRHLPPEQRRFRRVHGLQLPLHPQQVAGWVLLIVVFIGTFTVLLTTPPLLPPYPDLRFILLLLFAALFLLHLSTHLTVLLLDPADPEVRARPARAIVPEFDRTRHLHVIENGRCHLCNITTRGPRTKHCSICNKCVPRFDHHCKWLNNCIGGRNYPAFLVCLVSTLVVALAVTALSLGELVLLLTVPWDSGTNGATSMSNATTAMPPLSLVPDSPGTGSLVLVIVIGVLSAIAAVLLIHLCFFHGYIACLGLTTYEYVRSKRERGVTSTGATAAESRMTHHRSTVTGGFCGMPYCTDCTAADGGEDVDGRMMVRRGLCSRFCDNGSLLDNSTNATKRTMTTTTTTTTTEEDVYVCSTHEEIARNGKDVPSKTLSPPIKGSRNFRLCFSYDSHTTETSIRVSSQTTDAELKNYGVESPDTTKSSSTPSPVSCCFSIMNASHAADGSSRLHDGRHRRRSGEPTKRSCGTMRRIQTFLQTRLRKGSRQRLTTSSLSSSSAAAAAAIARHCSNKIIPHQAASFPDSVAPGALTAENRDRSGDLVDAITTELTTENYPRPPARLPALDLSRENVRKTRKVSSNATDISVLGQMPSSAIPKRNQPHLRTRRSTSFSKKRPRFKVGSHVVSQTAQLSPIPESEFSKPATPRSPLRSASIFTFPPLHE, from the coding sequence ATGGTAAACGAGAACAGGGTAAAGAGTGATGGGATCGTCGTCCCGTGCTGTTCCCCCTCGTGGGACTCACGGCACTTGCCACCAGAGCAGCGAAGATTCCGTCGCGTTCACGGGCTGCAGCTGCCACTGCATCCCCAGCAAGTCGCCGGCTGGGTACTGTTGATCGTCGTGTTCATCGGTACGTTCACCGTGCTGCTGACAACGCCACCGTTGCTGCCGCCTTATCCCGATCTGCGCTTTATTCTCTTGCTGTTATTCGCCGCCCTGTTTCTACTACACCTGTCGACCCATCTGACGGTGTTGCTGCTGGACCCGGCCGATCCGGAGGTTCGCGCTCGACCGGCCCGCGCGATTGTTCCGGAGTTCGACCGAACGAGGCATCTACACGTCATCGAGAACGGCCGATGCCACCTTTGCAACATAACGACGCGTGGCCCACGCACCAAGCACTGTTCCATCTGCAACAAGTGCGTGCCGCGTTTCGACCATCACTGCAAATGGCTCAACAATTGCATCGGCGGCCGTAACTATCCAGCCTTCCTGGTGTGCCTGGTGTCGACGCTCGTCGTCGCGCTCGCGGTCACCGCGCTTTCCCTGGGCGAGCTGGTGCTGCTTCTTACCGTCCCGTGGGACAGTGGCACCAACGGCGCTACGAGTATGAGCAACGCCACCACGGCGATGCCGCCACTATCGTTGGTGCCCGACAGTCCCGGCACCGGCTCGCTCGTCCTCGTCATTGTCATCGGCGTCCTCTCGGCCATCGCCGCGGTTCTACTCATTCACCTTTGCTTCTTCCATGGTTACATCGCCTGCCTCGGTCTCACGACGTACGAATACGTGCGCAGTAAGCGGGAGAGAGGCGTCACCAGTACAGGAGCCACTGCCGCCGAATCTAGAATGACCCATCATCGGTCTACCGTTACCGGTGGTTTCTGCGGCATGCCTTACTGTACGGATTGTACCGCTGCTGATGGCGGAGAGGACGTCGACGGACGGATGATGGTACGACGTGGCCTCTGCTCTCGCTTCTGCGATAACGGTTCTCTACTCGACAACAGCACGAACGCAACGAAAcggacgatgacgacgacgacgacgacgacgacgacggaggAGGACGTGTACGTTTGCTCCACGCATGAGGAAATTGCAAGAAACGGTAAAGATGTCCCCTCCAAGACGTTGTCGCCCCCGATAAAAGGTAGCCGGAATTTTCGCCTTTGTTTCTCGTACGATTCTCACACCACCGAGACCTCCATTCGAGTCTCCTCACAGACGACGGACGCAGAGTTGAAAAACTACGGAGTTGAATCACCGGACACTACTAAGTCGTCCTCAACACCTTCGCCGGTGTCTTGTTGCTTTTCCATCATGAACGCCTCCCATGCTGCCGATGGCAGTAGTAGGCTGCACGACGGAAGGCATCGGCGGCGCTCCGGCGAGCCCACGAAACGCTCCTGCGGAACGATGAGAAGGATACAGACCTTTTTGCAGACTCGTCTGAGAAAAGGTTCGAGACAGCGGTTAACAAcctcgtcgttgtcgtcgtcatcggcggcggcggcggcggcgatcgCTCGTCATTGCAGCAACAAGATAATTCCACATCAGGCAGCCAGTTTTCCGGATTCTGTCGCTCCTGGCGCCTTAACCGCCGAGAATCGGGATCGCAGCGGCGACCTCGTCGACGCGATAACGACAGAGCTGACGACGGAAAATTATCCACGTCCCCCGGCAAGGCTACCTGCCCTAGATCTTTCGCGCGAGAACGTTCGCAAGACTAGAAAAGTATCTTCGAATGCTACTGACATTTCCGTCCTAGGACAGATGCCGTCCTCCGCGATACCTAAACGAAATCAACCTCACCTCCGTACTCGCCGGAGCACGAGTTTCTCTAAGAAGAGACCGCGCTTCAAAGTCGGCTCACACGTTGTCTCACAGACTGCCCAATTGTCACCTATCCCGGAGTCGGAGTTTTCGAAACCGGCTACCCCAAGATCGCCGTTGCGATCGGCTTCTATCTTCACTTTCCCACCGTTACATGAGTAA